Proteins from a genomic interval of Lacticaseibacillus pabuli:
- a CDS encoding HAD-IC family P-type ATPase produces the protein MDSSESKSGKPDGEHTPSTPEIWQLNEAELAKKLGTDTEDGLTAAEAKKRRAQYGSNEIKAKKQSKILRFLRQFNDSINYILAAAAILTFFMHHYSDSAVIGLVIIANAFIGYFQEESADNALAKISELLVANNYVFRGGAKLELDSRELVPGDVVQLEAGDSVPADMRLISADNLSIQESVLTGETNSVEKTEDPLAQAKVPLAERTNMAFASTAVTTGSGIGIVVATGVNTEIGQISSSVGEIKAKPTPLIRNLNKLGLQLSIAIIAVAVLLFVVGMITKVYSLPTLTIAVVTMVVGSMPEGLPASTSVVLAMGTRKLTQKNAIVKTLPAVETLGAVDIVNTDKTGTLTKNEMTVTDIAAGGKLYTVSGVGYEDDGDVLDANGTKLDWQQVPELKWLVRIAGETSDAEFHEEDGRWVLTGEPTDGALTALYHKLNGQDADVHEIDSLPFDSAFRYSARLAEVDGKTVLEVKGAPQTLVKLIEDHGGRADGAGIEKTVAHLASAGKRVVALGYQPVPEGTTEIDQDAIGDGLTICGLVGIIDPPRPEVATAVSELRIAGVKVKMITGDDPRTASAIAKQLNLGEDIEAITGPELEAMSDDELDKVIDRYTVFARTTPGDKLRIVQSQQRVGHVVSMTGDGVNDAPALKQADIGVAMGIKGTEVAKSAADMVLADDNFTTILESVREGRHVFDNIRKTIRYLLPTSFAEGLVVVMSIALRQELPLFPTQLLWINMVSALTIQFAFIFEPPESGIMTRGPRNIHEGILTKWHGVEIAYVAVLIAGLGIFVYDMMVGHGFSNVVGSTVTLQIVIFGKIFYLFNLRNSHPVISKYFFQNRMAFVIIGILLILQCGIIYLPFMNDIFHTTPVGFFIGWIVPTLAGLVVLIITEAVKFTRLALIHSATAKSQLH, from the coding sequence ATGGACTCTTCTGAGTCGAAGTCCGGAAAACCGGACGGTGAACATACGCCAAGCACACCTGAAATATGGCAGCTAAATGAGGCGGAACTAGCGAAAAAGCTAGGTACTGATACTGAAGATGGGCTCACCGCGGCGGAGGCTAAAAAGCGCCGCGCGCAGTATGGGTCAAACGAAATTAAGGCGAAAAAGCAGTCCAAGATACTGCGCTTCTTGCGTCAATTTAATGACAGCATTAACTATATCTTGGCTGCAGCCGCGATTTTGACCTTCTTCATGCACCATTACTCTGACTCGGCCGTAATCGGCTTGGTAATCATTGCGAATGCGTTTATCGGCTACTTCCAAGAGGAATCTGCCGACAACGCCCTCGCGAAGATCTCAGAATTGCTCGTTGCGAACAACTATGTCTTTCGCGGCGGCGCGAAGCTGGAGCTTGACTCCCGTGAACTCGTGCCGGGCGATGTCGTGCAGCTGGAAGCAGGGGACTCTGTTCCCGCCGACATGCGCCTCATCTCCGCAGACAACCTCAGTATTCAGGAATCTGTCCTGACTGGGGAAACGAATTCCGTTGAAAAAACGGAAGATCCATTAGCCCAAGCCAAAGTGCCACTGGCTGAACGCACCAACATGGCGTTTGCGTCAACCGCCGTGACGACTGGTTCCGGGATCGGGATTGTCGTTGCCACTGGGGTTAACACCGAAATTGGTCAAATTTCCAGCTCTGTTGGGGAAATCAAGGCTAAGCCAACGCCACTGATCCGCAACTTGAACAAGCTGGGGCTCCAGTTGTCCATTGCGATTATTGCCGTTGCCGTTCTGCTCTTTGTCGTTGGGATGATTACCAAGGTATACAGCCTGCCGACCTTGACCATTGCCGTGGTTACCATGGTCGTGGGCTCCATGCCTGAAGGGTTGCCGGCCAGCACGTCGGTGGTCCTGGCCATGGGGACCCGGAAACTCACGCAGAAGAACGCCATTGTTAAGACGCTCCCTGCCGTTGAAACCCTGGGTGCTGTGGACATTGTTAACACTGATAAGACCGGGACGCTAACCAAAAACGAAATGACCGTTACCGATATCGCAGCTGGCGGTAAGCTTTACACCGTGAGTGGCGTCGGTTATGAAGACGATGGGGACGTGCTTGACGCTAATGGCACGAAACTCGACTGGCAACAAGTGCCCGAGCTGAAGTGGCTCGTGCGGATTGCCGGTGAAACGTCAGATGCCGAGTTCCACGAAGAAGACGGCCGCTGGGTCCTCACTGGTGAGCCAACTGACGGTGCGTTGACGGCGCTGTACCACAAGCTGAACGGGCAGGACGCCGATGTCCACGAAATTGACTCGTTGCCATTTGACTCCGCCTTCCGTTACTCCGCACGTCTTGCCGAGGTTGATGGCAAGACCGTGCTGGAAGTGAAGGGTGCGCCGCAGACTTTGGTCAAGCTGATTGAAGACCACGGCGGCCGTGCGGATGGTGCCGGCATTGAGAAGACCGTGGCGCACCTTGCCAGCGCAGGGAAACGTGTCGTGGCCTTGGGTTACCAGCCCGTTCCAGAGGGCACCACTGAAATTGATCAGGATGCCATTGGGGATGGCCTGACGATTTGCGGTTTGGTCGGGATCATTGACCCGCCTCGCCCTGAAGTCGCGACCGCGGTCTCCGAACTCCGGATTGCTGGGGTGAAGGTCAAGATGATTACCGGGGATGATCCGCGGACCGCAAGTGCGATTGCCAAGCAATTGAACTTGGGCGAAGACATTGAGGCCATCACGGGGCCAGAACTCGAAGCAATGAGCGACGATGAACTGGACAAGGTGATTGACCGCTACACCGTCTTTGCGCGCACGACGCCTGGCGATAAGCTGCGCATCGTGCAGTCCCAGCAGCGTGTCGGACACGTCGTTTCCATGACTGGGGACGGGGTCAACGATGCGCCGGCCTTAAAGCAAGCCGATATCGGGGTTGCCATGGGGATTAAAGGGACCGAGGTTGCCAAGAGTGCGGCCGACATGGTCCTTGCCGATGACAACTTCACCACGATTCTCGAATCTGTGCGTGAAGGCCGTCACGTCTTCGACAACATTCGTAAGACCATTCGTTACCTCCTGCCAACGAGTTTTGCTGAAGGACTCGTGGTCGTTATGAGTATTGCCCTGCGTCAGGAACTGCCATTGTTCCCAACACAACTGCTCTGGATTAACATGGTTTCCGCGCTGACGATTCAGTTTGCGTTCATCTTTGAACCACCTGAATCCGGCATTATGACGCGTGGGCCGCGGAACATTCATGAGGGTATCTTGACCAAATGGCATGGGGTTGAAATCGCCTATGTCGCGGTTCTGATTGCCGGATTGGGTATCTTCGTTTACGACATGATGGTGGGTCACGGCTTTAGCAATGTCGTTGGTAGTACCGTGACCCTGCAGATTGTGATCTTTGGCAAGATTTTCTACCTGTTCAATCTGCGTAACAGTCATCCTGTTATCTCGAAGTACTTCTTCCAGAACCGGATGGCGTTTGTGATTATTGGTATTTTGCTGATACTGCAATGCGGCATCATCTACCTGCCGTTCATGAACGACATTTTCCACACAACCCCCGTTGGTTTCTTCATCGGCTGGATTGTGCCGACACTTGCCGGACTGGTTGTGCTGATTATTACCGAAGCGGTTAAGTTCACACGCTTGGCCTTGATTCATTCGGCCACTGCCAAGAGTCAGCTTCACTAA
- the mnmA gene encoding tRNA 2-thiouridine(34) synthase MnmA, whose protein sequence is MDNSNIRVVVGMSGGVDSSVSALLLKRAGYDVVGVFMKNWDDSDDDGVCTATEDYEDVAKVAAEIGIPYYGINFEKEYWDRVFTYFLDEYKAGRTPNPDVMCNKEIKFKAFLDYADQLDADYIAMGHYAQVVKDDQGVTHMLRGADKGKDQTYFLSQLSQEQLAKSLFPIGNMQKKDVRRIAEEAGLATAKKKDSTGICFIGERNFRHFLGEFLPAQPGKMMTKDGKDMGTHTGLMYYTIGQRSGLGIGGNTENSEPWFVVGKDIKKNILYVGQGFNNPDLMATSLDASGMAWTHDMDLHEGDEFHVTAKFRYRQPDTGVTVKMTSDTTATVTFDEPVRAITPGQAVVFYDGAECLGGGTIDHAYNMAEQLQYV, encoded by the coding sequence GTGGACAATTCAAATATCCGCGTCGTTGTAGGTATGTCTGGCGGGGTTGATAGCTCCGTCTCAGCATTGTTGCTGAAGCGGGCAGGCTACGACGTCGTTGGTGTGTTCATGAAGAACTGGGACGACTCCGATGACGACGGGGTCTGTACCGCGACTGAGGATTACGAGGATGTAGCGAAGGTTGCTGCAGAAATCGGCATCCCATACTATGGCATTAACTTTGAGAAGGAGTACTGGGACCGTGTGTTCACATACTTCCTTGACGAGTATAAGGCCGGCCGCACGCCTAATCCAGATGTGATGTGCAACAAGGAGATCAAGTTCAAGGCATTCTTGGACTACGCTGATCAGCTTGATGCCGACTACATCGCAATGGGCCATTACGCACAGGTTGTCAAGGATGACCAGGGCGTGACCCACATGCTGCGCGGCGCTGATAAGGGTAAGGACCAGACCTACTTCCTGAGCCAGTTGTCTCAGGAGCAGTTGGCCAAGTCATTGTTCCCAATCGGCAACATGCAGAAGAAGGACGTGCGCCGTATTGCTGAGGAGGCTGGTCTTGCGACTGCCAAGAAGAAGGATTCAACCGGAATCTGCTTCATCGGCGAGCGCAACTTCCGCCACTTCCTCGGCGAGTTCTTGCCAGCACAGCCTGGTAAGATGATGACCAAGGATGGCAAGGACATGGGCACCCACACGGGCCTCATGTACTACACCATTGGCCAGCGCAGTGGTTTGGGTATCGGTGGTAACACTGAGAACTCCGAGCCATGGTTCGTTGTTGGCAAGGACATCAAGAAGAACATCCTTTACGTGGGTCAGGGCTTTAACAACCCCGACCTGATGGCAACCAGCTTGGATGCTTCTGGTATGGCCTGGACACACGACATGGATCTTCACGAGGGCGACGAGTTCCACGTCACCGCGAAGTTCCGTTACCGTCAGCCAGATACTGGTGTGACGGTCAAGATGACGAGCGACACGACGGCAACCGTTACGTTTGACGAGCCCGTTCGTGCCATCACACCTGGGCAGGCGGTCGTATTTTACGACGGCGCAGAGTGCCTTGGCGGTGGGACAATCGACCATGCTTACAACATGGCTGAGCAGTTGCAGTACGTCTAA